CTGAACGTTAAACAGTCCGCTGATGCTGACGTCATGGAGGATACCGTTGAAAagattcaaaacaaaactccAAAGCAAGGAAATAAAAAGCGGGTCGTGAAATTTTGATGCATTGACTAGTGGTGTACTAAACATTTATGTATACACCATATGCTGTCCTAATCGGATTCTTGTGAATTGACTTACGGGAAATACACGGTTCTTCAAGACGTTTTCGTACTCATAAAATGTTTCGTGAAAAGTTTAAAATTTGGATGGTATAGTACCAACTGTTTGTAGTGCATAGTGTGATAAGTTTGAATTTCCTAGTGGAAGTCGACATAAAATAAATTGGAAAAACAACTGATTTCGGCACTAAAATGGTAGATGCAATACAAGAATGATATTGGTCTGCAACATATTTTAACGCATAAACTTTGATTTCAAGGAAAGGCCTTTTTCTTGGTAACCAGTTGAGGTTTTCTTAGTCACTACTATTTAAAAATACAAGTTTAGTGCTATCAAATCTGAAAGTTTCTGAAAGTCGAACAGAAAATATAACTGACAATCTGACATAACCAGGGCAATAATCGGGTAATCGATCGACTGTGATTGGTCCGGGTTGGGTCCAGAGGTTGGAACCATCGATATTatcaatcaaacaaaaagtatTACACAAAGCGCTAGCGTATTATagaggaaattaaagaaaaatttcatcaATTTTCCATCATAATTCAATTAATTATCAATTCAATAATCCCAGTAAAACGAGTATGAggaattagaaacaaaaatggtttTGAATACAGTTGACGTAAATTACATCCATACGCTGTGTTGCCAATATTTTTAAAGCTGACAAGAcgcacttgtttctttttagcaACGCTGCCTCTCTAAATCAGTCCTTTCATTGAAGTCGACTCCTTAGTTCGACTCTCTCTCAGTCTTCATCGTTCTATCCGGGAAATGGTGAGTTCGGTCTATCTTCGTCACTTTAACTCGTTAAATATCTCGCCGTATCGAAACCATCTTATTGCCTGTTCAAAATTTTTCTACTTGTCATTTTGTCTTGTTGCCTAATCCgttatattttgtttgttgcgcTCTTAGTCGACCAATCGAAAGAAGACCAGGAAACTTCGTGGTCATGTCAGCCATGGCCACGGTCGTATCGGTACGGAAGCGCGTCTTGTTTTATgctatttgtttgtttaacgTCATCTAATCTCATTTTTAGGCAAGCACCGTAAGCATCCTGGTGGTCGCGGTAACGCTGGTGGTATGCACCATCACCGCATCAACTTCGACAAGTACCATCCCGGTTACTTCGGCAAGGTATGATTGTGTTCCGTTCAGTAACAAGTGCCGTCTTCTCGCATATTATGTGTCACTATGTAATCTGCATTCTCCTTGGAGAAGAAAGATTGGGCCATTGTTGACTGTGCAAGAGAAGTAGATCAACATGTAGAGTAGTGTGCCATCCTGCTGGACCTCTTTCTTAATGTCCACTAGCAAGATTCTTCACTGTTCTTCCACAATTAATtaatcaatttatttttacaggTTGGTATGAGAAACTTCCACTTGCGTAAGAACCAACACCACATGCCAGCCATCAACCTTGACAAGCTGTGGACCCTGGTTACTGAACAGACCAAGGAGAAGTACAAGAACCACCCTGAAAAGAAAGTCCCCATCATTGATGTTGTGCGAGCTGTAAGTGTTagatttttcgtttcgtctTCCTGCACCTATGTGCCATTCTTTAACTTTTTgcaatctttatttttaaagttgtGAGAAGTAAGGCCAGAATTGGCTGTGCAAATGGAAGTATATTATTTGGCATTCACATCACATCTATTCGGACCTCTTTCTTAATGTCCTTTGATGAGATAAAATGAGTGTGAAAAACAATGACTACTTTGTGAATATTTTTAACagttgttatttctttttaacaggGTTACTACAAGGTTTTGGGCAAAGGTATTCTCCCCAAGCAGCCTGTCATTGTCAAGGCTAAATTCTTCTCCAGGATTGCAGAGACCAAGATCAAGTCTGTTGGTGGAGCCTGTATTTTGACTGCTTAAGATGTGAACCTGTCTTGGCATTAATACAGCGTCTATATCAAactggttttatttttttttttattttggtttatCAGTATGAAAGTTAAATAATTTCGATTTCAGTATTTGACTTGAGATGCAGCCTAAGCTACAATTTGTCATTCCGTTTAACATTTCCTTGTAGGCAAAATGTTTTCACAATACGGAACATTTAACATCGCCgcttgaaaacttttttttccagacgAGATCTCGACGAATTGTTTAGTGTCTTCAAATCCGTAAGATTGGGAAACGGGTTTTTCCTGAGCCGTTTTCCCCTCGTCGGCATTGTTAGATCAACACCCGTAGCAgcctcaagaaaaaaaaggttatttCTTTTAGACAGGATATCAAAATATCGTTACTATACCTTAATTTCCGCAAGTAAAGCGGGATCTTGCCATTCGGGTACCGCATCTTTGACGGGAGTGCGCAATGTTAAAGGATCTTTGGGTCGACCTTGTTCATCACGAGCGACAATTAGTCCAtgaaaaggacatttttttcgATCTTTTCTAAGACAAAGTTTTCCATTTGGTAGTTGAGCCCTGCAAGACCATTTAACTGGACAGAAGGCTTCCCCTAGTTCTACGGGATGACTAACCAAGTCTATTGTTGCTGAAGAGCCGCTTTCCGGATCCTGAACCCAATAACTTTCCACGGTGTTTCTAGTTATCAAGTTAACCAAATGAAATCAACAGtaacaaaattaataaaatgttttagtcACCGTGAAAATGTTGGAGCCGGTACACTAGACAGCGAAGTTGCGTATGAATCTATATCAAGAGGCAACGTCctttcgttgttttttctACGCCTTTTACGGCATAGATATCCATGGGATTCTGGCTTAGTTTCCACAGTAGCGTCTGTTGTGCTAAATATATCGGTTAAATTTTCCTCATGGCTGTCCAAAT
The nucleotide sequence above comes from Daphnia carinata strain CSIRO-1 chromosome 3, CSIRO_AGI_Dcar_HiC_V3, whole genome shotgun sequence. Encoded proteins:
- the LOC130697599 gene encoding large ribosomal subunit protein uL15-like; the encoded protein is MSTNRKKTRKLRGHVSHGHGRIGKHRKHPGGRGNAGGMHHHRINFDKYHPGYFGKVGMRNFHLRKNQHHMPAINLDKLWTLVTEQTKEKYKNHPEKKVPIIDVVRAGYYKVLGKGILPKQPVIVKAKFFSRIAETKIKSVGGACILTA